Proteins encoded in a region of the Eschrichtius robustus isolate mEscRob2 chromosome 14, mEscRob2.pri, whole genome shotgun sequence genome:
- the AKAIN1 gene encoding A-kinase anchor protein inhibitor 1 — MNDAAVSMGVQTSLQDTDFISFGYVPRSRIAGSYGEKPGSEPEEAKLQIASKQIVQNAILRAVQQVSRESRQREARAGDTPQGSFRPGAGELTQKHEKK, encoded by the exons aTGAATGATGCTGCAGTGAGCATGGGGGTGCAGAcatctcttcaagatactgatttcatttcctttggatatgtacccagaagcagaattgctggatcatatg GTGAGAAACCTGGAAGTGAGCCTGAAGAGGCGAAGCTGCAGATCGCCAGCAAACAGATCGTGCAGAATGCCATCCTGCGGGCTGTGCAGCAGGTCTCCCGGGAAAGTCGGCAGAGGGAAGCCAGGGCTGGCGACACCCCCCAGGGCAGCTTCCGGCCGGGCGCGGGGGAATTAACCCAGAAGCATGAAAAGAAGTAA